A window of the Armatimonadota bacterium genome harbors these coding sequences:
- a CDS encoding TIGR03936 family radical SAM-associated protein, producing the protein MFRVLLRLRKGEQVRYIGHLDLMRSFEHAIRRAHVPVVYSSGFNPRPKMHFGGALGVGVTSEDEWVVLDLTESVPAAEIMARLNEVLPAGIQVLGAEDLPEGVKSPLSKLNAAVYRITLRCPEELDGRAAQRVLDEMLSAAEVKVMRQRNEEKEVDIRPHILGIEIEECSDGKLALTAALTAGSSGGGRPQDLIEALIERLPGLGVENIHKIRSRGVED; encoded by the coding sequence ATGTTCCGTGTCCTGCTGCGGCTTAGAAAGGGCGAGCAGGTCAGGTACATCGGACATCTGGACCTGATGCGCTCGTTCGAGCATGCGATCCGCCGGGCCCATGTGCCGGTGGTCTACTCCTCGGGGTTCAACCCGAGGCCGAAGATGCACTTCGGCGGCGCTCTCGGAGTCGGCGTGACGAGCGAAGACGAGTGGGTCGTGCTCGACCTGACCGAGTCCGTTCCGGCGGCGGAGATCATGGCGCGGCTGAACGAGGTCCTTCCGGCGGGGATCCAGGTTCTCGGCGCCGAGGACTTGCCCGAGGGCGTCAAGTCGCCGCTCTCGAAGCTGAACGCGGCGGTGTACCGGATCACGCTCCGCTGTCCCGAGGAACTGGATGGGCGCGCCGCGCAGAGGGTGTTGGACGAGATGCTGTCTGCCGCCGAAGTGAAGGTGATGCGGCAGCGGAACGAAGAGAAAGAGGTTGATATACGCCCGCATATCCTCGGGATCGAGATCGAGGAGTGCTCCGATGGGAAACTGGCGCTGACAGCGGCCCTGACCGCCGGGAGTTCCGGCGGCGGACGCCCCCAGGACCTCATCGAGGCGCTGATCGAGCGCCTTCCTGGGTTGGGCGTAGAGAACATACACAAGATCAGGAGCCGAGGGGTCGAGGACTAG